A single region of the Nicotiana sylvestris chromosome 6, ASM39365v2, whole genome shotgun sequence genome encodes:
- the LOC138871503 gene encoding secreted RxLR effector protein 161-like, which produces MKDILYASLVGSLMYAHVCTRPDIAFAVGMLGRYQSNPGLDHWKDGKRVLRYLQGTKDFKLTYRYYDSMEVIGYSDSDLGGWKDTGKSTSGYIFLLAGDVVSWISVMQTIVATSTMETEFITCYEATSQTLWLKIFISGLRVVDSISRPLRIFCDNSAVVFFSKNNKSGS; this is translated from the coding sequence ATGAAAGATATTCTGTATGCTTCGCTTGTTGGGAGCCTTATGTATGCACATGtctgtactagacctgatattgcttttGCGGTAGGAATGCTTGGCAGATATCAAAGTAACCCTGGTCTTGACCATTGGAAAGATGGTAAAAGGGTCTTGAGATATTTGCAAGGAACCAAGGATTTTAAGCTCACATACAGATACTATGATTCTATGGAGGTGATTGGATATTCGGACTCTGATTTGGGTGGATGGAAAGACACTGGTAAATCTACTTCAGGATACATTTTTCTTCTTGCTGGAGATGTTGtgtcttggataagtgtcatgcAGACTATTGTTGCAACATCCACAATGGAAACTGAATTTATAACATGCTATGAAGCTACATCACAGACGTTATGGTTGAAAATCTTTATTTCCGGCCTTAGGGTTGTCGATTCCATTTCAAGGCCATTAAGAATCTTTTGTGATAATTCAGCTGTAGTATTCTTTTCTAAGAATAATAAAAGTGGCAGCTGA